In Dermacentor variabilis isolate Ectoservices chromosome 7, ASM5094787v1, whole genome shotgun sequence, a genomic segment contains:
- the LOC142588338 gene encoding protein ZNRD2-like translates to MHSGKHAVIALVALSCYRNGDLGGASFHSDSVLKMEDYEWKPPSEAELKVLEARRERMDKISGIMGDYLLKGYKMLSEVCDVCSTILLEDRQRRSYCIACSEVDTMENVKDNPVLSDVAAQRLVEERQASSELTAPSRSTLSEEPHHNSAPPLIPRRATTVISSSASVPTAPVTAENMTPCILASQDPRLCRSQQQMVENASMPPDSTHREQEVVAAMQAVQGKMVWATQELKICSSVELSIQMCNLIKTCAEAITALNDLRSADAGPECTGRQGRCE, encoded by the exons ATGCATTCGGGAAAACATGCCGTGATCGCGTTGGTTGCCTTGAGTTGCTATCGTAATG GTGATCTAGGAGGTGCCAGTTTTCACTCGGACTCCGTGCTGAAGATGGAAGACTACGAATGGAAACCGCCGTCTGAGGCGGAGCTAAAAGTTCTCGAAGCTAGGCGAGAACGAATGGACAAGATTAGCGGCATTATGGGCGATTATCTTCTGAAAGGATACAAAATGCTCAGCGAGGTTTGCGATGTCTGCAGC ACCATACTCCTCGAGGACCGCCAGCGCAGATCGTACTGCATCGCTTGTTCAGAGGTGGACACGATGGAGAACGTCAAAGACAACCCAG TTCTCTCCGATGTGGCAGCACAGCGCCTCGTTGAGGAACGGCAAGCAAGCTCAGAGTTGACTGCCCCTTCTCGGAGCACGCTCTCAGAAGAGCCGCATCACAATTCCGCGCCACCACTGATCCCGCGCAGAGCCACAACAGTCATCTCAAGCAGTGCCTCTGTGCCCACAGCACCTGTCACCGCCGAAAACATGACACCATGCATTTTAGCATCGCAAGACCCACGGTTGTGCAGGAGCCAGCAGCAGATGGTGGAGAATGCCTCAATGCCTCCCGACTCGACGCATCGAGAACAGGAAGTTGTGGCAGCCATGCAAGCTGTTCAGGGAAAAATGGTCTGGGCCACACAGGAACTGAAAATTTGCTCTAGTGTTGAGCTATCAATCCAGATGTGCAACCTCATCAAGACGTGTGCGGAGGCCATCACAGCCTTGAATGACTTGAGGTCTGCCGATGCAGGGCCAGAGTGCACTGGCAGGCAAGGCAGGTGTGAATGA